From Streptomyces sp. HUAS MG91, the proteins below share one genomic window:
- a CDS encoding Ig-like domain-containing protein produces the protein MKTAVRRARRAGATLGAVLTWAGLVGATAGCDSHEVLGKPRAPEDMIRVTPDDASKNVKGDGTLQVEVPEGRLQSVKVVRIQDAQEEAVPGRLDADGTRWRPTGRDADGLALAAQYTVDAVAVDDDGRRMARHTTFTTFVPDERFIGYVTPENRATVGTGMIVKLAFNREIENRAAVERAVRVTSRPAVPIAPHWFGKERLDFRPEKYWKPGTEVTVDLNLRDVEGASGVYGLQHKTFTFTIGRSQVSTVDAAAHTMRVVRDGELIDTLPITAGAPSSTTYNGKMVVTEMHEVTRMNSRTVGFGGEYDIPDVPHAIRLTDSGTFLHGNYWSGSAFGSANVSHGCVGLRDVKGGSSLTPAGWFFDHTLIGDVVEVRGSTDKKVAADNGLGGWNMDWREWKAGGAAHS, from the coding sequence GTGAAAACTGCTGTGAGGCGCGCGCGGCGCGCAGGGGCGACACTGGGCGCCGTACTGACATGGGCAGGACTCGTCGGCGCAACTGCCGGCTGTGACTCGCACGAGGTGCTCGGCAAGCCGCGCGCGCCCGAGGACATGATCCGGGTGACCCCGGACGACGCGAGCAAGAACGTGAAGGGCGACGGGACACTCCAGGTCGAGGTCCCCGAGGGCCGGTTGCAGTCCGTCAAGGTCGTCCGCATCCAGGACGCGCAGGAGGAGGCCGTGCCGGGCCGGCTCGACGCGGACGGCACCCGCTGGCGGCCGACCGGGCGGGACGCCGACGGGCTCGCGCTCGCCGCGCAGTACACGGTCGACGCGGTGGCGGTCGACGACGACGGGCGGCGGATGGCCCGCCACACCACCTTCACCACCTTCGTCCCCGACGAGCGCTTCATCGGCTACGTCACGCCGGAGAACCGGGCCACGGTCGGCACCGGCATGATCGTGAAGCTGGCGTTCAACCGGGAGATCGAGAACCGGGCCGCGGTCGAGCGCGCCGTCCGCGTCACCTCCCGGCCCGCCGTGCCGATCGCCCCGCACTGGTTCGGCAAGGAACGGCTCGACTTCCGCCCGGAGAAGTACTGGAAGCCCGGCACCGAGGTCACCGTCGACCTCAACCTGCGTGACGTGGAGGGCGCTTCGGGCGTCTACGGCCTCCAGCACAAGACGTTCACCTTCACCATCGGGCGCAGTCAGGTCTCCACCGTCGACGCGGCCGCGCACACCATGCGGGTCGTCCGGGACGGCGAGCTGATCGACACCCTGCCGATCACGGCGGGGGCGCCGAGCTCGACCACGTACAACGGAAAGATGGTGGTGACCGAGATGCACGAGGTCACCCGCATGAACAGCCGCACCGTCGGGTTCGGCGGCGAGTACGACATCCCGGACGTGCCGCACGCGATCCGGCTCACCGACTCCGGCACCTTCCTGCACGGCAACTACTGGTCGGGCAGCGCCTTCGGCTCCGCCAACGTCAGCCACGGCTGCGTCGGACTGCGCGACGTCAAGGGCGGCAGCTCGCTCACCCCCGCCGGATGGTTCTTCGACCACACGCTGATCGGGGACGTCGTCGAGGTGCGGGGCAGCACCGACAAGAAAGTGGCTGCCGACAACGGGCTCGGGGGCTGGAACATGGACTGGAGAGAGTGGAAGGCCGGGGGCGCCGCGCATTCCTAG
- the glgX gene encoding glycogen debranching protein GlgX, with the protein MPSALIGRGRDREFTSPVGPVWPGAPMPLGARFRVGPDGVAGTNFALWAGGAERVELCLFDAEGRESRSPLSELTHEIWHGFVPGVRPGQRYGFRVHGRWDPWTGARWNPAKLLLDPYARAVDGEFGLPPEVYGHVRDWPEQHVADTVRDDRDSAPYVPKGVVVHDDAPDDEWADDRRPKTPWADSVIYELHVRGFTRRHPGIPEELRGTYAGLAHPAAIEHLVKLGVTAVELLPVHQFAHEDHLLRRGLKNYWGYNSIGYFAPHAAYAASGTAGQQVGEFKRMVRALHDAGIEVILDVVYNHTAEAGELGPMLSLKGIDNRGYYRLQGDARRYADYTGCGNTLHVVQPHVLRLITDSLRYWVTEMGVDGFRFDLAAALARSMHDVDMLSPFLAVIAQDPVLRRVKLIAEPWDVGSGGYQVGAFPPLWTEWNDRYRNAVRDFWRGALPDVRDLGYRLSGSSDLYAWGGRRPYASVNFITAHDGFTLRDLVSYERKHNEANGEGNRDGSGDNRSWNCGTEGEPAEPSVAALRRRQLRNLLTTLLLSTGVPMLVAGDEFGRTQRGNNNAYCQDNEISWVDWGLLDEPGWRALFDLTSRLIALRHAHPVLRRRAFFSGRAHSADGLRDLAWFTSRGTEMTERDWYAPAATLGMYLSGRDIPGRDARGEPVEDDSFLAVLHAGDRAEGFVLPGEPWAREYEVVVDTGQEAQEAAPDVVHPAGGTVTVGARTVLLLRVRT; encoded by the coding sequence GTGCCGTCCGCGCTGATCGGGCGGGGCCGGGACCGGGAGTTCACGTCCCCGGTGGGTCCGGTGTGGCCGGGCGCGCCGATGCCGCTCGGGGCCCGCTTCCGGGTCGGCCCCGACGGGGTCGCGGGCACCAACTTCGCGCTGTGGGCGGGCGGCGCGGAGCGGGTGGAGCTGTGCCTGTTCGACGCGGAGGGCCGCGAAAGCCGGTCGCCGCTGAGCGAGTTGACGCACGAGATCTGGCACGGGTTCGTGCCCGGGGTGCGTCCGGGGCAGCGCTACGGCTTCCGGGTGCACGGCCGCTGGGATCCGTGGACGGGCGCCCGCTGGAACCCGGCGAAGCTGCTCCTCGATCCCTACGCGCGTGCGGTGGACGGGGAGTTCGGGCTGCCGCCGGAGGTCTACGGGCACGTACGGGACTGGCCGGAGCAGCACGTCGCCGACACCGTGCGCGACGACCGGGACTCGGCGCCGTACGTCCCCAAGGGCGTCGTGGTGCACGACGACGCGCCCGACGACGAGTGGGCGGACGACCGGCGCCCGAAGACCCCGTGGGCCGACTCCGTCATCTACGAGCTGCACGTGCGCGGGTTCACCCGCCGACACCCCGGCATACCCGAGGAGTTGCGCGGGACGTACGCGGGTCTCGCGCACCCGGCGGCGATCGAGCACCTGGTGAAGCTGGGGGTGACGGCGGTGGAGCTGCTGCCGGTGCACCAGTTCGCGCACGAGGACCATCTGCTGCGCCGGGGCCTGAAGAACTACTGGGGCTACAACTCCATCGGCTACTTCGCCCCGCACGCGGCGTACGCGGCATCCGGCACGGCCGGACAGCAGGTCGGCGAGTTCAAGCGGATGGTGCGGGCGCTGCACGACGCCGGGATCGAGGTCATCCTCGACGTCGTCTACAACCACACGGCGGAGGCCGGTGAGCTGGGCCCGATGCTGTCCCTGAAGGGCATCGACAACCGGGGCTACTACCGCCTCCAGGGCGACGCCCGCCGCTACGCCGACTACACGGGCTGCGGCAACACCCTGCACGTCGTCCAGCCGCACGTGCTGCGGCTCATCACGGACTCGCTGCGCTACTGGGTGACGGAGATGGGCGTCGACGGCTTCCGCTTCGACCTGGCGGCGGCGCTCGCCCGCTCCATGCACGACGTCGACATGCTCTCCCCGTTCCTCGCCGTCATCGCGCAGGACCCCGTGCTGCGGCGCGTGAAGCTGATCGCGGAGCCGTGGGACGTGGGCTCGGGCGGCTACCAGGTGGGCGCGTTCCCGCCGCTGTGGACGGAGTGGAACGACCGGTACCGCAACGCCGTACGGGACTTCTGGCGCGGCGCGCTGCCCGACGTACGGGATCTGGGCTACCGCCTGTCGGGGTCGAGCGACCTGTACGCGTGGGGCGGGCGCAGGCCGTACGCGTCGGTCAACTTCATCACCGCGCACGACGGGTTCACCCTGCGCGATCTGGTGAGTTACGAGCGCAAGCACAACGAGGCGAACGGCGAGGGCAACCGGGACGGGTCGGGCGACAACCGGTCGTGGAACTGCGGCACCGAGGGCGAACCGGCCGAGCCGTCGGTGGCGGCCCTGCGCAGGCGGCAGCTGCGGAACCTGCTGACGACGCTGCTGCTGTCGACGGGGGTGCCGATGCTGGTCGCGGGCGACGAGTTCGGGCGCACCCAGCGCGGCAACAACAACGCCTACTGCCAGGACAACGAGATCAGCTGGGTCGACTGGGGCCTCCTCGACGAGCCGGGCTGGCGCGCGCTGTTCGACCTGACCTCCCGGCTGATCGCGCTGCGCCACGCGCATCCGGTGCTGCGCCGCCGGGCGTTCTTCTCGGGGCGCGCGCACTCGGCGGACGGGCTGCGGGACCTGGCCTGGTTCACGTCGCGCGGTACGGAGATGACGGAGCGGGACTGGTACGCGCCGGCGGCGACGCTCGGCATGTACCTCTCCGGCCGTGACATCCCGGGCCGGGACGCCCGCGGCGAGCCGGTCGAGGACGACAGCTTCCTCGCGGTGCTGCACGCGGGCGACCGCGCGGAGGGCTTCGTGCTGCCCGGCGAGCCGTGGGCCAGGGAGTACGAGGTCGTCGTCGACACCGGCCAGGAGGCGCAGGAGGCGGCACCGGACGTGGTGCACCCGGCGGGCGGCACGGTGACGGTGGGGGCGCGGACGGTGCTGCTGCTGCGCGTACGGACTTAG
- a CDS encoding haloacid dehalogenase-like hydrolase, producing MTRADQRPRPRTHPDATVDEIAAELSHWPRPQARELARVVAAHEHRGAYAVFDADNTTYRGDLEESLLPFLELRGVLTRDTMEPSLAVVPFHDTADRRETLTEYYGRLCAIDDLVGYPWAAQIFSGLTLGALKSHVDALMAYEGPLPGGARPPRVSRGMQELYRVLRAHGIEVYVVSAASEDLVRMLLADPRYGYGVPPRNVIGAAALLRDPVTGDVTSSRKELAAGVVDERALAERELTSTLLAPLTWYEGKPAAIRTHIDAWRGPVLAAGDTPASDGPMLLRSVDVEAGGVRLWVDRGDGPLAELERLKADGARRQRELGRPVTADRGWVTVTPEEIA from the coding sequence GTGACCCGCGCAGACCAACGCCCCCGCCCCCGCACGCACCCCGACGCCACCGTCGACGAGATCGCAGCCGAGCTGTCGCACTGGCCGCGCCCGCAGGCCAGGGAGTTGGCCCGGGTCGTCGCGGCCCATGAACACCGGGGCGCCTACGCGGTGTTCGACGCGGACAACACCACGTACCGCGGTGATCTGGAGGAGTCGCTGCTGCCCTTCCTGGAGCTGCGGGGCGTGCTGACGAGGGACACGATGGAGCCGTCGCTCGCGGTCGTCCCGTTCCACGACACGGCGGACCGCCGGGAGACGCTGACCGAGTACTACGGGCGACTCTGCGCCATCGACGACCTGGTCGGCTATCCGTGGGCCGCGCAGATCTTCTCCGGCCTCACGCTGGGCGCGCTCAAGAGCCACGTCGACGCGCTGATGGCGTACGAGGGCCCGCTGCCCGGCGGGGCCCGGCCGCCCCGGGTGTCGCGCGGCATGCAGGAGCTGTACCGGGTGCTGCGCGCGCACGGCATCGAGGTGTACGTGGTGAGCGCCGCGTCCGAGGACCTCGTACGGATGCTGCTGGCCGATCCGCGCTACGGCTACGGCGTGCCACCGCGGAACGTCATCGGGGCCGCCGCCCTGCTCAGGGATCCCGTGACCGGGGACGTGACGAGTTCGCGCAAGGAGCTCGCGGCCGGCGTAGTCGACGAGCGGGCGCTGGCGGAGCGGGAGTTGACGTCGACGCTGCTGGCGCCGCTGACCTGGTACGAGGGGAAGCCGGCCGCCATCCGTACGCACATCGACGCCTGGCGCGGCCCGGTGCTCGCCGCCGGGGACACGCCCGCGAGCGACGGGCCGATGCTGCTGCGGTCGGTGGACGTGGAGGCCGGCGGCGTACGGCTGTGGGTCGACCGGGGCGACGGCCCGCTCGCCGAGCTGGAGCGGCTGAAGGCGGACGGGGCGCGGCGTCAGCGGGAGCTGGGGCGGCCGGTGACCGCCGACCGGGGGTGGGTGACGGTGACGCCGGAGGAGATCGCCTGA
- a CDS encoding response regulator transcription factor: MTSDSSAITLLIVDDHPVVRDGVRGMFDSAPGFTVLGEAANGVEAVARVAELDPDVVLMDLRMPGGGGVDAIRELARRGARARVLVLTTYDTDSDTLPAIEAGATGYLLKDAPREELFAAVRAAAEGRTVLSPAVASRLVTAVRTPAAPADETLSAREREVLVLVARGTSNKEIARELFISEATVKTHLTHIYGKLGVKDRAAAVAVAYDRKILG; this comes from the coding sequence GGCGTCCGCGGCATGTTCGACTCCGCCCCCGGCTTCACGGTCCTCGGCGAGGCGGCGAACGGGGTGGAGGCGGTCGCCCGCGTCGCCGAACTCGACCCGGACGTCGTCCTGATGGACCTGCGCATGCCGGGCGGCGGCGGGGTCGACGCCATCAGGGAACTGGCCCGCCGCGGCGCCCGCGCCCGCGTCCTGGTCCTGACGACGTACGACACGGACTCCGACACCCTGCCCGCGATCGAGGCGGGCGCCACCGGCTACCTCCTGAAGGACGCCCCGCGCGAGGAGCTGTTCGCGGCGGTGCGCGCGGCCGCCGAGGGCCGCACGGTGCTCTCCCCGGCGGTCGCCTCCCGCCTGGTCACCGCGGTCCGCACGCCCGCCGCCCCCGCCGACGAGACGCTGTCCGCCCGCGAGCGCGAAGTGCTCGTCCTGGTCGCCCGGGGCACCTCGAACAAGGAGATCGCGCGCGAGCTGTTCATCAGCGAGGCCACGGTCAAGACCCATCTCACCCACATCTACGGCAAGTTGGGCGTCAAGGACCGCGCCGCCGCGGTCGCGGTGGCCTACGACCGCAAGATCCTCGGCTGA